A single uncultured Methanolobus sp. DNA region contains:
- a CDS encoding formylglycine-generating enzyme family protein produces MIKRPYMIFIMCLVLLVAVLVSGCTGSDDTVNEEEQQEVVEDVTPTHEGTEVDDSTFTNSIDMEFVKISAGDFLMGAPEDEQYSDKEERPVHQVTIGNDFYMGVYEVTQDQWVEVMGENPSYFTGDGDLPVEKISWAQVNEFIDALNAMEGTDSYRLPTEAEWEYTARAGTDTAFSFGDDASMMPDYGWFDDNSEDKTRPVGMKEANPWGLYDVHGNVAEWVQDQYHSNYNKAPSDSGEWTNGVDRRVFRGGSWENAEVNCRSAARDSIGEGSRMNYIGFRLVKEI; encoded by the coding sequence ATGATAAAAAGACCTTATATGATCTTTATTATGTGTCTCGTACTTCTGGTTGCAGTTCTTGTAAGCGGCTGTACCGGTTCCGATGACACTGTAAATGAAGAAGAGCAGCAGGAAGTTGTAGAGGATGTAACTCCAACTCATGAAGGAACAGAGGTTGATGACAGTACGTTCACCAATTCTATCGACATGGAATTTGTGAAGATATCTGCCGGTGATTTCCTTATGGGCGCTCCTGAAGATGAACAATACAGTGACAAGGAAGAAAGGCCTGTTCATCAGGTGACCATTGGAAATGATTTCTATATGGGTGTTTATGAGGTAACTCAGGACCAGTGGGTAGAAGTTATGGGTGAGAATCCTTCATATTTCACAGGCGATGGTGATCTTCCGGTTGAGAAAATCTCCTGGGCACAGGTCAATGAGTTTATTGATGCTCTCAATGCGATGGAAGGGACAGATAGTTACCGCCTGCCAACCGAGGCAGAGTGGGAGTATACTGCCAGAGCAGGTACTGACACCGCTTTTTCGTTCGGGGACGATGCATCAATGATGCCGGATTATGGCTGGTTCGACGATAACTCAGAGGACAAGACCAGACCGGTTGGCATGAAAGAAGCAAACCCATGGGGTCTTTATGATGTACATGGAAACGTTGCAGAGTGGGTACAGGATCAGTATCACAGCAATTATAATAAAGCACCATCTGACAGCGGTGAATGGACAAACGGTGTAGACAGAAGGGTTTTCCGTGGCGGAAGCTGGGAAAACGCTGAAGTTAACTGTCGTTCCGCTGCAAGGGACAGCATCGGTGAAGGAAGCCGCATGAATTACATTGGTTTCCGTCTTGTGAAAGAGATCTGA
- the ileS gene encoding isoleucine--tRNA ligase, with translation MIEEITNQYDPKKIEDKVHALWNEMSAYSKVREHRRGGKRFFFVDGPPYTTGHIHLGTAWNKIIKDSILRYRSMNGFDIVDRAGWDMHGLPIEVKVEGALGFTSKKDIESYGVGNFIEKCKEFALNQKDDMTEQFKTLGAWLDWNDPYMTLRDEYIEAAWWTMKQAQEKNLLEQGKRVVNWCPRCETAIADSEVEYEERKDPSIFVKFPIIGEENTFVVIWTTTPWTIPSNVAVAVHPSFEYSRVKAVNAEGKEETLIVASELVENVLRKGRYTDYEVLETMLGEDLISLSYESPIADMVPKQAEMKHSIYLADFVTAENTGCVHIAPGHGMDDFEVGKKNGLPIFCPVGSDGRYTEEAGEYTGMHIREANKVVIEDLNARGNLLSEGTIEHRYGHCWRCKTPIIYLATEQWFIKIGELKDQMLSEIAQVKWYPEWAGSARFKDWIEGARDWCVSRQRYWGIPIPVWKCKSCGKMHVVGTKKELQEMSGVSDDIELHRPYVDDILLDCECGGKMKRVEDVFDVWFDSAVASWATLRFPQQQEDFDKWWPADFITEGQDQTRGWFYSQLGASMVAFGKAPYKSVLMHGFTLDGEGRKMSKSLGNVVAPGEVIDEFGADSLRSFVLSSSAPWDDLKFAKDELKNIHRTLNILWNVYRFPLPYMVLDEFDPSRVSLESVKPHLRKEDRWILSRAQSLVAEVDDAMSKCTLHRALRSINEFVLEDLSRWYIQLIRPRTWVEADDPDKLAVYRVLYDVFVLTAKVIAPFMPHLAEEMYQNLVRNVYPDAPVTIHMTDWPQVDESLVDRELEVHMDMIRSIVESASNARQKVGRKLRWPVSRIVLSPVNQQAADAVTNLKFVLMDQTNSKDIVLTGVGESWDELGFEANPDPGKIGPVFKGDAGKVVAAIKQADAMKLKKALALEDQCELEIAGGTATIKPEMVNFIETLPEMVASAQSSAGILYVDANLTREIESEGYTREVIRRVQDMRKELNLAVDDNIKSHIQINDQRVLDLVLDREQFIAKETRANVQVIGLDVDTAGSLEKDWDVEGISMTIGITKAN, from the coding sequence ATGATAGAGGAGATCACCAACCAATATGACCCAAAGAAAATAGAGGACAAGGTACATGCTCTCTGGAACGAGATGAGTGCCTATTCCAAGGTACGTGAGCACAGAAGAGGCGGTAAACGATTCTTTTTCGTAGACGGCCCACCATATACAACAGGCCATATCCACCTGGGAACAGCCTGGAACAAGATCATCAAAGACTCCATTTTAAGATACCGTTCCATGAATGGTTTTGATATCGTTGACCGTGCAGGCTGGGATATGCATGGTCTTCCTATTGAGGTAAAAGTGGAAGGTGCACTAGGCTTTACATCCAAGAAGGACATCGAGAGCTATGGCGTCGGTAATTTCATAGAGAAATGTAAGGAATTCGCTCTTAATCAGAAAGACGATATGACAGAGCAGTTCAAGACACTCGGTGCATGGCTTGACTGGAACGACCCTTACATGACACTCAGGGACGAGTACATCGAAGCTGCCTGGTGGACAATGAAGCAGGCACAGGAGAAGAATCTCCTTGAGCAGGGAAAGCGTGTTGTCAACTGGTGTCCACGTTGTGAAACAGCAATTGCTGATTCCGAAGTTGAATATGAGGAAAGGAAAGACCCTTCCATATTCGTAAAATTCCCTATAATCGGTGAGGAGAACACCTTTGTGGTCATATGGACCACCACTCCATGGACCATTCCTTCAAACGTAGCAGTCGCAGTACATCCTTCCTTTGAGTACTCAAGGGTAAAAGCGGTAAATGCAGAAGGCAAAGAGGAAACACTCATAGTTGCTTCCGAGCTTGTTGAGAACGTACTTCGAAAGGGCAGATATACAGATTACGAAGTTCTCGAAACAATGCTTGGTGAGGATCTCATATCACTCTCATACGAAAGTCCTATCGCAGATATGGTGCCAAAGCAGGCAGAGATGAAACACAGCATCTATCTTGCAGACTTTGTAACTGCAGAGAACACAGGTTGTGTACACATTGCTCCCGGACATGGTATGGACGACTTTGAAGTTGGTAAGAAGAACGGTCTTCCGATATTCTGTCCTGTCGGCTCCGATGGTCGCTATACCGAAGAAGCCGGTGAATATACCGGAATGCACATCCGTGAAGCTAACAAGGTAGTCATTGAAGACCTTAACGCACGTGGAAACCTGCTTTCAGAAGGTACCATCGAGCACAGGTACGGACACTGCTGGCGTTGTAAGACCCCGATCATCTATCTGGCAACTGAACAGTGGTTCATCAAGATCGGTGAGCTTAAGGATCAGATGCTTTCAGAGATCGCACAGGTAAAATGGTATCCTGAATGGGCGGGTTCAGCAAGGTTCAAGGACTGGATCGAAGGAGCACGTGACTGGTGTGTATCCCGTCAGAGATACTGGGGTATCCCGATACCTGTCTGGAAGTGTAAGAGCTGTGGCAAGATGCACGTGGTCGGTACCAAGAAAGAACTTCAGGAAATGTCAGGTGTCAGTGATGACATTGAGCTTCACAGACCTTATGTAGATGATATTCTGCTTGACTGTGAGTGCGGCGGCAAGATGAAGCGTGTTGAAGACGTTTTCGATGTATGGTTCGATTCAGCAGTTGCTTCATGGGCAACACTGAGATTCCCACAACAGCAGGAAGATTTCGATAAATGGTGGCCTGCAGACTTTATCACAGAAGGACAGGACCAGACACGCGGATGGTTCTACTCACAGCTTGGCGCAAGTATGGTAGCTTTCGGTAAGGCACCTTACAAGAGTGTTCTTATGCACGGTTTCACCCTTGACGGTGAAGGCAGGAAGATGTCAAAGAGTCTTGGGAACGTTGTTGCTCCGGGAGAGGTCATTGACGAGTTCGGTGCAGATTCCCTCAGGAGTTTCGTGCTTTCATCAAGCGCACCATGGGACGACCTGAAATTCGCCAAGGATGAACTCAAGAACATACACAGGACACTTAACATTCTCTGGAATGTCTATCGCTTCCCATTGCCTTACATGGTTCTCGATGAATTCGATCCATCCAGGGTTTCACTTGAATCTGTAAAACCACATCTTCGCAAGGAAGACAGATGGATTCTCTCAAGAGCACAGTCACTTGTTGCTGAGGTTGACGATGCCATGTCAAAGTGCACACTGCACAGGGCACTCAGGTCTATCAACGAGTTCGTGCTTGAAGACCTTTCAAGATGGTATATCCAGCTTATCAGGCCAAGGACATGGGTAGAGGCAGATGACCCGGACAAGCTTGCAGTTTATCGTGTACTCTATGACGTATTCGTACTGACAGCAAAGGTTATCGCACCATTCATGCCACACCTGGCAGAAGAAATGTACCAGAACCTTGTGAGAAATGTGTATCCTGATGCACCGGTCACAATTCACATGACCGACTGGCCACAGGTTGACGAAAGCCTTGTTGACAGGGAACTTGAAGTTCACATGGACATGATCCGCTCAATAGTGGAATCCGCATCCAATGCCCGCCAGAAGGTCGGAAGGAAGCTCAGGTGGCCTGTATCACGCATAGTTCTCAGTCCTGTGAACCAGCAGGCAGCAGACGCGGTTACAAACCTGAAATTCGTACTTATGGACCAGACCAACTCCAAGGATATTGTGCTCACCGGAGTAGGTGAATCATGGGATGAACTTGGATTTGAGGCGAATCCTGATCCAGGAAAGATCGGTCCGGTATTCAAGGGCGATGCAGGCAAGGTCGTGGCTGCGATTAAACAGGCAGATGCAATGAAGCTTAAGAAAGCACTTGCTCTGGAAGACCAGTGTGAACTGGAGATTGCAGGCGGAACTGCTACTATCAAACCTGAAATGGTCAATTTCATAGAGACACTGCCTGAAATGGTTGCAAGTGCGCAGTCCAGTGCAGGTATACTCTATGTGGATGCCAACCTGACCCGTGAGATCGAGTCTGAAGGTTACACAAGGGAAGTTATCCGCAGAGTGCAGGACATGAGGAAAGAACTCAATCTTGCAGTGGATGACAATATCAAGTCCCATATACAGATCAACGATCAGAGGGTACTTGACCTTGTACTTGACCGCGAGCAGTTCATTGCAAAGGAAACCCGTGCAAACGTTCAGGTAATTGGTCTTGATGTTGACACAGCAGGTTCACTTGAAAAGGACTGGGATGTCGAAGGCATATCAATGACCATCGGCATTACAAAAGCAAATTGA
- a CDS encoding DUF2683 family protein has protein sequence MRNRHTNYRRFDCKKEIGLRSPVYPPEERFKPEFIEEVKQASQDIKSGKGIKFKSVSDLFSQLKE, from the coding sequence ATGAGGAATCGACATACCAATTATCGCCGTTTTGACTGTAAAAAAGAAATTGGTTTAAGAAGCCCGGTTTATCCGCCGGAAGAACGCTTTAAGCCCGAATTCATTGAAGAGGTTAAGCAAGCCAGCCAGGATATTAAGAGCGGCAAAGGAATCAAGTTCAAGTCAGTATCAGACTTATTTTCTCAGCTTAAAGAATAA
- a CDS encoding 6-hydroxymethylpterin diphosphokinase MptE-like protein → MDFNEWEPIYESILKDMGFSMEGDEQAALILSAMLDSSNSVNISELKTLIEGKDVLVCGNAPVLAQELELIDPDDFVIITADGATAVLVDRGFIPDIIVTDLDGDVEKEIIANKAGAIMVVHGHGDNIDKLYAYVPWLNRIIGSTQAAPLENVFNFGGFSDGDRCAYLAKEFGAASITLVGFDFDDVNVNPIKKKKLKWARLLIEKLNE, encoded by the coding sequence ATGGACTTCAATGAATGGGAACCCATTTACGAGTCCATACTAAAGGACATGGGCTTTAGCATGGAAGGTGATGAGCAGGCTGCTCTCATCCTCTCTGCTATGCTTGATTCCTCAAATTCTGTAAATATTTCAGAATTAAAAACTCTTATTGAAGGAAAAGACGTTCTCGTTTGCGGGAATGCTCCTGTTCTTGCACAGGAACTTGAACTCATCGATCCTGATGATTTTGTGATAATAACAGCTGATGGAGCTACTGCTGTACTTGTTGACAGAGGCTTTATTCCGGATATCATAGTGACCGATCTTGACGGTGATGTCGAAAAAGAGATCATTGCCAACAAAGCCGGCGCAATTATGGTGGTACACGGTCATGGCGATAACATTGACAAACTCTATGCCTACGTTCCCTGGCTGAACAGGATCATAGGAAGCACCCAGGCTGCTCCTCTGGAAAATGTTTTCAATTTCGGTGGTTTCAGTGACGGAGACCGGTGCGCTTATCTGGCAAAGGAATTTGGTGCGGCCAGTATAACTCTTGTTGGATTTGATTTTGATGATGTGAATGTCAATCCTATAAAGAAGAAAAAATTAAAATGGGCTCGTCTGCTTATTGAAAAACTAAACGAATGA
- a CDS encoding RHS repeat-associated core domain-containing protein, whose protein sequence is MADAQGVKKQNSASEFTYYVNQFYEIDNGTATSYFFRDAERIAKQTDEGMEWYLSDHLGSTSLMVDEDGLEVERTEYYPYGEVQSGGLEKYGFTGQENDADTELMYYGARYYSPEYRVFVQPDSIIANPYNPQALNRYAYALNNPVKYNDPSGHYVETALDLAFIAQDVVEISNNPSDAWAWAALGADVACAVLPVATGGGLAVKALEETVAHGDDALKLGKAASNLVESADTIGDSVSLVGKYGDDTGEALAKMSSEVESMGIVGKNAGATGTLKHSAFKEMGEEWAAETGKSNVFFEQSINNMGDFANGNPQGSVRLDSVEFMSGGLVDVYDLKTGNAKLSNPQMNRVAANLFNNNNYNTLRFHEVKNGQTTLLRTMTRE, encoded by the coding sequence TTGGCAGATGCCCAAGGAGTCAAGAAGCAGAACTCTGCCAGCGAGTTCACCTACTACGTCAACCAGTTCTACGAGATTGACAACGGCACTGCAACCAGCTACTTCTTCCGCGACGCTGAGCGCATAGCCAAGCAGACAGATGAAGGCATGGAGTGGTATCTCTCCGACCACCTCGGCAGTACTTCCCTGATGGTTGATGAAGATGGTCTTGAGGTAGAGCGTACCGAGTACTATCCATATGGTGAGGTTCAGTCAGGTGGGCTGGAGAAGTATGGATTTACGGGGCAGGAGAACGATGCTGACACTGAACTGATGTATTATGGTGCGAGGTATTACTCGCCGGAATATCGGGTGTTCGTACAGCCTGATTCAATTATTGCAAACCCATATAATCCGCAGGCACTGAACAGGTATGCTTATGCTTTGAACAATCCGGTAAAGTATAATGATCCAAGTGGTCATTATGTAGAGACTGCTCTTGATCTTGCTTTCATTGCACAGGATGTGGTGGAGATATCCAATAACCCTTCAGACGCATGGGCTTGGGCTGCACTTGGAGCAGACGTTGCATGTGCTGTCTTGCCAGTAGCAACTGGTGGAGGGCTGGCTGTTAAAGCATTGGAAGAAACAGTTGCCCATGGAGATGACGCTCTAAAGTTAGGGAAAGCTGCTAGCAATTTAGTTGAAAGTGCAGATACCATTGGAGATTCTGTAAGTCTTGTTGGGAAATATGGAGATGACACGGGTGAAGCTCTTGCAAAAATGTCATCTGAAGTTGAATCAATGGGCATAGTCGGAAAGAATGCAGGTGCTACTGGAACTTTGAAACATTCTGCTTTTAAAGAAATGGGTGAAGAATGGGCAGCTGAAACAGGAAAATCAAATGTGTTTTTTGAACAATCCATTAACAATATGGGTGATTTTGCAAACGGAAATCCCCAAGGTTCAGTACGACTTGATTCAGTAGAATTCATGTCTGGTGGGCTGGTTGATGTATATGATTTGAAAACCGGCAATGCAAAATTGAGTAATCCACAGATGAATAGAGTTGCAGCAAACCTATTTAATAACAATAATTATAATACGCTTAGATTCCATGAAGTGAAGAATGGCCAAACAACTTTACTAAGAACAATGACGAGAGAGTGA
- a CDS encoding MTAP family purine nucleoside phosphorylase: MQEKELNCIVSPDSSQDYKEDVNDYRDLDLKAALIGGVAFPSEGISDELTVSTPYGDVTVYLSTISDKNVALLPRHSGSNGHLPPHMINYRANIYAIHELGISRVISTNSVGTMKNHPIGSFFLPEDFVDLTRTRPSTFYNDRTVHADVTEPYCPEIRTLMADYLERNNIGYSEGVYVCTEGPRFETRAEIRMMRQFGDVVGMTGLPEAVLAKEMNMCYASICTITNNACGLGNGKMTVSDVLDTLEKIKERLQDILASVICALPEKPSCNCRYACSDAEL; encoded by the coding sequence ATGCAGGAAAAAGAACTCAATTGTATTGTATCTCCCGACAGTTCACAGGATTATAAAGAAGATGTGAATGATTACAGGGATCTGGATCTTAAGGCTGCTTTGATAGGTGGTGTTGCATTTCCATCCGAAGGGATATCAGATGAGTTAACGGTCAGCACTCCTTATGGTGATGTGACAGTTTATCTAAGTACTATTAGTGATAAGAATGTCGCATTATTGCCAAGACATTCAGGCAGTAATGGTCATCTTCCACCCCATATGATCAATTACAGGGCAAACATTTATGCTATACACGAACTTGGCATTTCAAGGGTTATTTCCACAAATTCAGTTGGAACAATGAAGAATCACCCCATTGGAAGTTTTTTCCTGCCGGAAGACTTTGTGGATCTGACACGTACGCGCCCCTCCACATTTTACAATGACAGGACCGTCCATGCTGATGTTACTGAACCATACTGTCCTGAGATCAGAACACTCATGGCCGATTATCTTGAAAGGAACAATATCGGATATTCGGAAGGTGTTTATGTCTGTACCGAAGGTCCGCGTTTTGAGACCCGGGCTGAGATCCGTATGATGAGACAGTTCGGTGATGTTGTTGGAATGACAGGTCTGCCGGAAGCAGTTCTTGCAAAGGAGATGAACATGTGTTATGCTTCCATCTGTACAATTACCAATAACGCATGTGGCCTTGGAAACGGAAAAATGACAGTAAGCGATGTCCTTGATACCCTTGAAAAAATAAAAGAAAGGTTGCAGGATATCCTGGCAAGCGTAATTTGTGCACTTCCTGAAAAGCCGTCATGTAATTGCAGATATGCATGTTCAGATGCAGAACTCTAG
- a CDS encoding RAD55 family ATPase, producing MLDPKNMLENENATLGAEDFRDNAESSLYDSIKKPDKNQVIHKGVQLKSTGIFVLDRTLGGGLPAGSLTFFSADPRSMSEVFLYQFTQSRKTYYFTTNRRPRFVLNDVINLGFDPSNIIFVDIYSEYYCTSCGEISDNLNNEFIDSKILEFTEYNLRNIANDSSGEDVNIIFDSFCFFTGLIANKGLIKQLINVIYETTKELNCLTYLYGSTCISNENLKAFIYSLCDVIFESMLDQGADKVVSKLAIPKIRGMIPNTEVIKFKIGDGVQIDTSRDIA from the coding sequence ATGCTTGATCCTAAAAACATGCTCGAAAACGAAAACGCTACTCTTGGTGCTGAAGACTTCAGAGATAATGCTGAAAGCTCTCTGTATGACAGCATCAAAAAACCGGATAAGAATCAGGTCATACACAAAGGAGTTCAACTGAAATCTACCGGTATATTTGTTCTGGACAGAACACTCGGAGGCGGGTTACCAGCAGGTTCGCTTACATTTTTCTCAGCTGATCCCCGCTCCATGTCAGAAGTATTCCTTTACCAGTTCACCCAGTCCAGAAAAACATATTACTTCACGACCAACAGAAGACCAAGATTCGTATTAAATGATGTCATTAACCTTGGTTTTGATCCTTCGAACATAATATTTGTGGACATATACAGCGAATATTACTGTACCTCATGTGGAGAGATCTCCGACAATCTGAATAACGAGTTCATAGATTCAAAAATACTGGAATTCACTGAATACAACCTGCGTAACATTGCAAATGACTCCAGTGGAGAGGATGTAAACATAATCTTTGATTCATTTTGTTTCTTTACAGGACTTATAGCTAACAAGGGACTCATAAAACAGTTAATTAACGTCATTTATGAAACAACAAAAGAACTTAATTGTCTAACTTACCTTTACGGGTCGACCTGTATTTCCAATGAGAATCTCAAGGCTTTCATTTATAGTTTGTGCGATGTGATATTCGAATCCATGCTGGACCAGGGTGCCGACAAGGTAGTAAGTAAACTGGCAATACCTAAAATAAGAGGAATGATACCTAACACTGAGGTTATAAAGTTCAAGATCGGCGATGGTGTCCAGATAGATACTTCAAGGGATATTGCCTGA
- a CDS encoding type II toxin-antitoxin system RelE/ParE family toxin, with protein MIVEVLVLPELFTRLPPDVKENIKSALKELKEPFPGTGRGSKKEIKGADDAAYRLRVGSYRIFYRIDLNEHRVYVFDILTAEQAHKKYGRL; from the coding sequence ATGATCGTTGAAGTTTTAGTGCTTCCCGAGCTTTTTACAAGACTTCCTCCTGATGTAAAAGAGAATATTAAGTCAGCACTCAAAGAACTGAAGGAACCTTTTCCCGGAACAGGAAGAGGCAGCAAAAAAGAGATCAAGGGTGCTGATGATGCGGCATACCGGCTGAGAGTAGGAAGCTATCGAATTTTCTATAGGATAGACCTGAATGAACACAGAGTCTATGTTTTTGATATCCTGACAGCAGAGCAGGCGCATAAAAAGTATGGGCGGTTGTGA
- a CDS encoding DUF373 family protein, whose translation MQTLVICIDRDNDLGDKANIIGPLIGREANIEAAVKLATADPEDSDTNTIFGGVKILDELLAKGVDAEIITLAGDRNIGIISDQKIANQLDILLKKFPAESAIFVSDGAEDETLLPIVQSRMKIDSVRRIVVMQSANLESTYYIIKHAFNDPKISQTFFVPLGLAALIYAFFLLIDYSQGAIIGILAAVGLYMLYRGFSDTVDLYWEKLKDSFYSGRLTFFTYATAALLMLVATLVGLMGVWSLYTSQGIWYYGIIPLFTSFIHSTIWIYVLAILFADAGKIIDCRQRSEPAGKYMSPVFFVTSLGFLLWGATSYLTSMDPVMGGTQTGLQDGLQIFVYSIVFAIILALAGIRVSSRSQEKGKRSKR comes from the coding sequence ATGCAAACACTGGTAATCTGTATTGACAGGGATAATGACCTTGGGGACAAAGCGAACATAATAGGTCCCCTTATAGGCAGGGAAGCAAACATAGAAGCAGCAGTGAAACTTGCAACTGCAGACCCTGAGGATTCAGATACCAATACCATTTTTGGCGGTGTCAAGATACTTGATGAACTGCTGGCAAAAGGAGTTGATGCAGAGATAATCACCCTTGCAGGTGACCGCAATATCGGTATCATATCAGACCAGAAAATAGCAAACCAACTAGATATTTTATTGAAGAAGTTCCCTGCAGAATCCGCCATATTTGTTTCCGATGGCGCAGAGGATGAAACATTACTTCCAATTGTCCAGTCGAGGATGAAGATCGATTCTGTCAGGCGTATAGTAGTGATGCAGAGTGCGAATCTCGAAAGTACTTATTACATAATCAAACATGCATTCAATGACCCGAAGATATCCCAGACATTTTTCGTACCTCTGGGTCTTGCGGCTCTTATCTATGCATTCTTCCTTCTTATTGACTATTCCCAGGGCGCTATAATAGGTATTCTGGCAGCTGTGGGTCTTTACATGCTTTACAGAGGTTTCAGCGATACAGTAGACCTTTACTGGGAAAAACTGAAAGATTCATTCTATTCAGGCAGGCTGACATTTTTCACCTATGCAACAGCAGCTCTTCTGATGCTGGTAGCCACATTAGTAGGACTGATGGGTGTATGGTCGCTTTATACTTCACAGGGAATCTGGTATTACGGAATTATTCCACTGTTCACATCATTTATCCATAGCACTATCTGGATATATGTACTGGCGATCCTCTTTGCGGATGCAGGTAAGATCATCGACTGCAGGCAGCGTTCAGAGCCAGCTGGCAAGTATATGAGCCCTGTGTTCTTTGTTACGTCATTGGGATTCCTCTTATGGGGAGCTACAAGTTATCTTACATCCATGGATCCGGTAATGGGCGGAACCCAAACAGGTCTGCAGGATGGCTTGCAGATATTTGTATATTCCATTGTGTTTGCCATAATTCTTGCACTGGCAGGTATAAGGGTTTCCAGCAGATCCCAGGAAAAAGGAAAAAGATCAAAAAGGTAG